One genomic region from Doryrhamphus excisus isolate RoL2022-K1 chromosome 14, RoL_Dexc_1.0, whole genome shotgun sequence encodes:
- the ubap2l gene encoding ubiquitin-associated protein 2-like isoform X5 has translation MMTSMGGNRARGNWEQTQGQTQGQAQHKQRPQATAEQIRLAQMISDHNDADFEEKVKQLIDITGKDQDDAMIALHDCNGDVNRAINVLLEGSPDTDSWEMVGKKKGVSGQKEASQPEIGEEGKENRDKEREKDTARRRGGPPRRGRGATRGREFRGQENGLDGGKAGLVGRGAERGRRGRGRGRGAIGVSGRRGGRFSAQGMGTFNPADYAEPSQTDENYGGGGGSTWNNTGSVEQEDGARMEYSPGDVTNYPPKFEPAPAPGPWRTATEEWGTEDWNEDLSETKIFTASSVASIPPPQENVTITKGQRIDLAVLLGKTPPPSSSETENPPMESTQPPSLPQSLVFSNSKQGPPLSQTSSSPPYTQHGMVSMLNKSFGEVGEPKGSSTGTTGSQFLEQYKTAQALAQLAAQHSQTAPTNTNPSSWDTSANSRAQYDLKAQPESGIHTPFAKRQPFQAAAAATSSMLDVFLPPSASSSSSAAASSLPSQTTSSPHIVPPPASSLPKMVSGPSLGQQVSPSSSDPQGSSPLPLQQHKLRPQKKRASIATKIPSMAVEMPGSTDISGLNLQFGALQFGSEPVLPEYESASSNATSNNPIQNSLYSSPSSESTPALSNSSQMDLYDQRAPQTRRYPPSVSSSPQKDMQPKKPVSSPSLLVLQNGFSSLQATQSVEAAAGSAVPVKPTLDSVAPAALTDSSSGSASLLTTANQASLSALGHSDDLPPSTVPPPQHNSVLSSQQNSLAPSSGRTSNSSLLHPNVDGDSSLHSSSFPSSSAVSSSSVTAASSAAAAQASLGAPPQVSQVGAAPVSAPSGLGPVSNLTMGLNTAAMGAPGVASAVAVSASTAAPSSAASLSTRSSAASSGKAPPNLPPGVPPLLPNPYIMAPGLLHPYPPQVYGYDDLQMLQTRIPLDYYGIPFATPTTALTGREASLTNNPYSGDLSKFGRGDASSPAPATTLAQTQQNQTQTHHSTQQPFLNPALPPGYSYTSLPYYTGMPGLPNTFQYGPAVFPVAPTSSKQHGVNVGVNASATPFQQASGYGSHGYSTGVSVTSSNTGVPDISGSVYTKTQQSFEKQGFHAGTPAASFSLPSALGSGGPINPPTAAGYAPAPFMHILAPHQQPHSQILHHHLQQDGQSGTGQRNQNASIQQKSQINKSAYNSYNWGAN, from the exons GGGCCAGAAGGAGGCCAGCCAGCCAGAGATCGGAGAGGAAGGGAAAGAGAACCGGGATAAAGAAAGAGAGAAGGATACAGCACGTCGTCGAGGCGGTCCTCCTCGCAGAGGCCGCGGGGCTACCAGAGGCCGAGAAT TTCGGGGGCAGGAGAATGGCTTGGATGGAGGCAAGGCAGGGCTGGTTGGAAGGGGTGCAGAGCGAGGCCGGAGGGGGCGGGGACGAGGAAGAGGGGCGATTG GAGTGTCGGGGCGGCGAGGAGGCAGGTTCTCAGCGCAGGGCATGGG AACCTTCAACCCTGCTGACTACGCTGAGCCAAGCCAGACGGACGAGAACtacggaggcggcggcggcagcaccTGGAACAATACAGGAAGCGTGGAGCAGGAGGATGGAGCAA GAATGGAATACTCTCCAGGAGATGTGACTAATTACCCACCTAAGTTTGAACCAGCTCCTGCTCCCG GTCCCTGGAGGACAGCCACAGAGGAGTGGGGCACTGAGGACTGGAATGAGGAT CTGTCTGAGACCAAGATATTTACAGCTTCCAGTGTGGCATCCATTCCACCACCTCAAGAGAATGTTACCATCACCAAAGGACAAAG GATTGACCTTGCGGTGCTCTTGGGGAAGACTCCCCCGCCGTCCTCTTCGGAAACAGAAAACCCTCCGATGGAGTCCACCCAGCCCCCCTCCTTGCCGCAGTCGCTGGTTTTCAGCAACTCCAAGCAGGGACCACCGCTGTCCCAAACCTCCTCCAGCCCCCCGTACACTCAGCACGGAATG GTGAGCATGCTGAACAAGAGCTTTGGGGAAGTTGGGGAGCCTAAAGGAAGTAGCACCGGGACCACTGGCTCCCAGTTCTTGGAGCAGTATAAAACAGCCCAGGCACTGGCTCAGCTGGCTGCTCAGCACTCCCAAACTGCACCCACTAACACAAACCCCTCATCCTGGGACACCAGTGCCAACTCACGGGCACAATATG ATTTGAAGGCTCAACCAGAGTCCGGCATCCACACACCTTTTGCAAAGCGGCAGCCCTTCcaggccgccgccgccgccacatcGTCCATGTTGGATGTTTTCCTGCCTCCctcggcctcctcctcctcctctgctgctgcttcttcctTGCCCTCGCAAACAACATCCTCGCCACACATCGTGCCGCCACCTGCTTCTTCCCTTCCCAAAATGGTGTCGGGCCCTTCTCTAGGTCAGCAGGTTTCACCAAGTTCCTCGGATCCGCAGGGTTCCAGTCCGCTGCCTTTGCAGCAGCACAAACTAAGACCACAAAAGAAGAGGGCTTCCATTGCGACAAAG ATTCCATCCATGGCGGTGGAAATGCCCGGCTCCACGGACATCTCAGGCCTTAATCTTCAGTTTGGCGCCCTGCAGTTTGGGTCGGAACCAGTGCTACCAGAATACGAGTCTGCTTCCTCCAACGCGACATCCAACAACCCCATTCAGAACAGTCTCTATTCAAGCCCCAGCAG TGAGTCAACTCCAGCTCTTTCCAACTCCAGCCAGATGGACCTGTATGACCAGAGAGCCCCCCAGACTCGGCGTTACCCACCCTCAGTCTCCTCCTCACCTCAGAAGGACATGCAGCCCAAG AAACCTGTGAGTTCACCTTCATTGTTGGTTTTACAGAATGGCTTCAGTTCTCTACAAGCGACGCAATCTGTGGAAG CTGCAGCTGGTTCTGCAGTCCCAGTCAAGCCCACGCTTGACTCGGTGGCACCGGCAGCGCTGACGGACAGCAGCTCGGGGTCCGCCTCTTTGCTGACGACAGCCAATCAGGCGTCACTTAGCGCCCTGGGGCACAGTGATGACCTGCCACCAAGCACCGTGCCTCCGCCACAGCACAATAG TGTGCTCTCATCACAGCAAAATAGCCTTGCCCCATCTTCAGGTCGAACATCCAACTCAAGCTTACTG CACCCCAACGTCGATGGTGACTCCAGCCTCCACTCTTCCTCCTTTCCCTCCTCCTCAGCCGTGTCGTCTTCTTCGGTCACCGCCGCCTCCTCTGCTGCAGCGGCGCAGGCGTCCTTGGGGGCACCACCTCAGGTGTCTCAGGTGGGCGCTGCCCCCGTCTCGGCGCCGTCTGGCCTCGGCCCCGTCAGCAACCTGACCATGGGTCTCAACACAGCTGCCATGGGCGCGCCGGGTGTGGCATCCGCCGTCGCTGTTTCGGCCTCCACGGCAGCTCCATCCTCAGCAGCTTCCTTGTCCACACGCAGCTCTGCAGCATCCTCAG GGAAAGCACCTCCAAATCTGCCACCCGGAGTGCCCCCTTTGCTGCCCAACCCATATATCATGGCCCCAGGACTACTGCACCCCTACCCA CCTCAGGTGTATGGATATGATGACCTGCAGATGCTGCAGACaaggataccattg GATTATTACGGCATTCCCTTTGCAACCCCAACTACAGCACTGACTGGCAGAGAGGCCAGCTTGACAAACAACCCCTATTCTG GTGACTTATCGAAGTTTGGTCGAGGCGACGCATCCTCACCAGCCCCGGCCACCACGCTAGCTCAGACGCAGCAGAACCAGACCCAGACGCACCACTCGACCCAGCAGCCCTTCCTCAACCCGGCGCTGCCGCCTGGCTACAGCTACACGAGCCTCCCGTACTACACTGGCATGCCAGGCCTGCCCAACACCTTCCAGTATGGCCCTGCCGTGTTCCCG GTGGCTCCTACCTCGTCAAAGCAGCACGGAGTGAATGTCGGCGTCAATGCGTCTGCCACACCCTTCCAGCAGGCTAGTGGCTATGGTTCCCACGGATACAGCACTG GAGTCTCTGTGACATCCAGTAACACCGGGGTACCTGATATTTCAGGTTCTGTTTACACAAAGACGCAG CAGTCCTTTGAGAAGCAGGGTTTCCATGCCGGCACGCCAGCTGCTTCCTTCAGCCTGCCCTCGGCTCTGGGCAGCGGGGGTCCCATCAACCCCCCGACTGCGGCGGGCTACGCCCCGGCACCCTTCATGCACATCCTGGCGCCGCATCAGCAGCCCCACTCCCAGATACTGCACCACCACCTGCAGCAGGATGGACAG AGTGGCACTGGCCAGCGCAATCAGAATGCATCCATTCAGCAGAAGTCTCAGATCAACAAGTCTGCGTACAACAGCTACAACTGGGGGGCCAACTAA
- the ubap2l gene encoding ubiquitin-associated protein 2-like isoform X4, translated as MMTSMGGNRARGNWEQTQGQTQGQAQHKQRPQATAEQIRLAQMISDHNDADFEEKVKQLIDITGKDQDDAMIALHDCNGDVNRAINVLLEGSPDTDSWEMVGKKKGVSGQKEASQPEIGEEGKENRDKEREKDTARRRGGPPRRGRGATRGREFRGQENGLDGGKAGLVGRGAERGRRGRGRGRGAIGVSGRRGGRFSAQGMGTFNPADYAEPSQTDENYGGGGGSTWNNTGSVEQEDGARMEYSPGDVTNYPPKFEPAPAPGPWRTATEEWGTEDWNEDLSETKIFTASSVASIPPPQENVTITKGQRIDLAVLLGKTPPPSSSETENPPMESTQPPSLPQSLVFSNSKQGPPLSQTSSSPPYTQHGMVSMLNKSFGEVGEPKGSSTGTTGSQFLEQYKTAQALAQLAAQHSQTAPTNTNPSSWDTSANSRAQYDLKAQPESGIHTPFAKRQPFQAAAAATSSMLDVFLPPSASSSSSAAASSLPSQTTSSPHIVPPPASSLPKMVSGPSLGQQVSPSSSDPQGSSPLPLQQHKLRPQKKRASIATKIPSMAVEMPGSTDISGLNLQFGALQFGSEPVLPEYESASSNATSNNPIQNSLYSSPSSQMDLYDQRAPQTRRYPPSVSSSPQKDMQPKNGFSSLQATQSVEAAAGSAVPVKPTLDSVAPAALTDSSSGSASLLTTANQASLSALGHSDDLPPSTVPPPQHNSVLSSQQNSLAPSSGRTSNSSLLHPNVDGDSSLHSSSFPSSSAVSSSSVTAASSAAAAQASLGAPPQVSQVGAAPVSAPSGLGPVSNLTMGLNTAAMGAPGVASAVAVSASTAAPSSAASLSTRSSAASSGKAPPNLPPGVPPLLPNPYIMAPGLLHPYPPQVYGYDDLQMLQTRIPLDYYGIPFATPTTALTGREASLTNNPYSGDLSKFGRGDASSPAPATTLAQTQQNQTQTHHSTQQPFLNPALPPGYSYTSLPYYTGMPGLPNTFQYGPAVFPVAPTSSKQHGVNVGVNASATPFQQASGYGSHGYSTGYEDVGQASGSGDFCKGGYGNAVAAAAAAAAAASAQNKPASSVTGPGVGVSVTSSNTGVPDISGSVYTKTQQSFEKQGFHAGTPAASFSLPSALGSGGPINPPTAAGYAPAPFMHILAPHQQPHSQILHHHLQQDGQSGTGQRNQNASIQQKSQINKSAYNSYNWGAN; from the exons GGGCCAGAAGGAGGCCAGCCAGCCAGAGATCGGAGAGGAAGGGAAAGAGAACCGGGATAAAGAAAGAGAGAAGGATACAGCACGTCGTCGAGGCGGTCCTCCTCGCAGAGGCCGCGGGGCTACCAGAGGCCGAGAAT TTCGGGGGCAGGAGAATGGCTTGGATGGAGGCAAGGCAGGGCTGGTTGGAAGGGGTGCAGAGCGAGGCCGGAGGGGGCGGGGACGAGGAAGAGGGGCGATTG GAGTGTCGGGGCGGCGAGGAGGCAGGTTCTCAGCGCAGGGCATGGG AACCTTCAACCCTGCTGACTACGCTGAGCCAAGCCAGACGGACGAGAACtacggaggcggcggcggcagcaccTGGAACAATACAGGAAGCGTGGAGCAGGAGGATGGAGCAA GAATGGAATACTCTCCAGGAGATGTGACTAATTACCCACCTAAGTTTGAACCAGCTCCTGCTCCCG GTCCCTGGAGGACAGCCACAGAGGAGTGGGGCACTGAGGACTGGAATGAGGAT CTGTCTGAGACCAAGATATTTACAGCTTCCAGTGTGGCATCCATTCCACCACCTCAAGAGAATGTTACCATCACCAAAGGACAAAG GATTGACCTTGCGGTGCTCTTGGGGAAGACTCCCCCGCCGTCCTCTTCGGAAACAGAAAACCCTCCGATGGAGTCCACCCAGCCCCCCTCCTTGCCGCAGTCGCTGGTTTTCAGCAACTCCAAGCAGGGACCACCGCTGTCCCAAACCTCCTCCAGCCCCCCGTACACTCAGCACGGAATG GTGAGCATGCTGAACAAGAGCTTTGGGGAAGTTGGGGAGCCTAAAGGAAGTAGCACCGGGACCACTGGCTCCCAGTTCTTGGAGCAGTATAAAACAGCCCAGGCACTGGCTCAGCTGGCTGCTCAGCACTCCCAAACTGCACCCACTAACACAAACCCCTCATCCTGGGACACCAGTGCCAACTCACGGGCACAATATG ATTTGAAGGCTCAACCAGAGTCCGGCATCCACACACCTTTTGCAAAGCGGCAGCCCTTCcaggccgccgccgccgccacatcGTCCATGTTGGATGTTTTCCTGCCTCCctcggcctcctcctcctcctctgctgctgcttcttcctTGCCCTCGCAAACAACATCCTCGCCACACATCGTGCCGCCACCTGCTTCTTCCCTTCCCAAAATGGTGTCGGGCCCTTCTCTAGGTCAGCAGGTTTCACCAAGTTCCTCGGATCCGCAGGGTTCCAGTCCGCTGCCTTTGCAGCAGCACAAACTAAGACCACAAAAGAAGAGGGCTTCCATTGCGACAAAG ATTCCATCCATGGCGGTGGAAATGCCCGGCTCCACGGACATCTCAGGCCTTAATCTTCAGTTTGGCGCCCTGCAGTTTGGGTCGGAACCAGTGCTACCAGAATACGAGTCTGCTTCCTCCAACGCGACATCCAACAACCCCATTCAGAACAGTCTCTATTCAAGCCCCAGCAG CCAGATGGACCTGTATGACCAGAGAGCCCCCCAGACTCGGCGTTACCCACCCTCAGTCTCCTCCTCACCTCAGAAGGACATGCAGCCCAAG AATGGCTTCAGTTCTCTACAAGCGACGCAATCTGTGGAAG CTGCAGCTGGTTCTGCAGTCCCAGTCAAGCCCACGCTTGACTCGGTGGCACCGGCAGCGCTGACGGACAGCAGCTCGGGGTCCGCCTCTTTGCTGACGACAGCCAATCAGGCGTCACTTAGCGCCCTGGGGCACAGTGATGACCTGCCACCAAGCACCGTGCCTCCGCCACAGCACAATAG TGTGCTCTCATCACAGCAAAATAGCCTTGCCCCATCTTCAGGTCGAACATCCAACTCAAGCTTACTG CACCCCAACGTCGATGGTGACTCCAGCCTCCACTCTTCCTCCTTTCCCTCCTCCTCAGCCGTGTCGTCTTCTTCGGTCACCGCCGCCTCCTCTGCTGCAGCGGCGCAGGCGTCCTTGGGGGCACCACCTCAGGTGTCTCAGGTGGGCGCTGCCCCCGTCTCGGCGCCGTCTGGCCTCGGCCCCGTCAGCAACCTGACCATGGGTCTCAACACAGCTGCCATGGGCGCGCCGGGTGTGGCATCCGCCGTCGCTGTTTCGGCCTCCACGGCAGCTCCATCCTCAGCAGCTTCCTTGTCCACACGCAGCTCTGCAGCATCCTCAG GGAAAGCACCTCCAAATCTGCCACCCGGAGTGCCCCCTTTGCTGCCCAACCCATATATCATGGCCCCAGGACTACTGCACCCCTACCCA CCTCAGGTGTATGGATATGATGACCTGCAGATGCTGCAGACaaggataccattg GATTATTACGGCATTCCCTTTGCAACCCCAACTACAGCACTGACTGGCAGAGAGGCCAGCTTGACAAACAACCCCTATTCTG GTGACTTATCGAAGTTTGGTCGAGGCGACGCATCCTCACCAGCCCCGGCCACCACGCTAGCTCAGACGCAGCAGAACCAGACCCAGACGCACCACTCGACCCAGCAGCCCTTCCTCAACCCGGCGCTGCCGCCTGGCTACAGCTACACGAGCCTCCCGTACTACACTGGCATGCCAGGCCTGCCCAACACCTTCCAGTATGGCCCTGCCGTGTTCCCG GTGGCTCCTACCTCGTCAAAGCAGCACGGAGTGAATGTCGGCGTCAATGCGTCTGCCACACCCTTCCAGCAGGCTAGTGGCTATGGTTCCCACGGATACAGCACTG GCTATGAGGATGTGGGCCAGGCTTCAGGGAGTGGGGATTTCTGTAAGGGCGGATACGGCAATGCCGTGgccgctgccgctgctgctgccgccgctGCTTCTGCTCAAAACAAGCCAGCCAGCTCTGTGACTGGGCCTGGAGTCG GAGTCTCTGTGACATCCAGTAACACCGGGGTACCTGATATTTCAGGTTCTGTTTACACAAAGACGCAG CAGTCCTTTGAGAAGCAGGGTTTCCATGCCGGCACGCCAGCTGCTTCCTTCAGCCTGCCCTCGGCTCTGGGCAGCGGGGGTCCCATCAACCCCCCGACTGCGGCGGGCTACGCCCCGGCACCCTTCATGCACATCCTGGCGCCGCATCAGCAGCCCCACTCCCAGATACTGCACCACCACCTGCAGCAGGATGGACAG AGTGGCACTGGCCAGCGCAATCAGAATGCATCCATTCAGCAGAAGTCTCAGATCAACAAGTCTGCGTACAACAGCTACAACTGGGGGGCCAACTAA
- the ubap2l gene encoding ubiquitin-associated protein 2-like isoform X1 → MMTSMGGNRARGNWEQTQGQTQGQAQHKQRPQATAEQIRLAQMISDHNDADFEEKVKQLIDITGKDQDDAMIALHDCNGDVNRAINVLLEGSPDTDSWEMVGKKKGVSGQKEASQPEIGEEGKENRDKEREKDTARRRGGPPRRGRGATRGREFRGQENGLDGGKAGLVGRGAERGRRGRGRGRGAIGVSGRRGGRFSAQGMGTFNPADYAEPSQTDENYGGGGGSTWNNTGSVEQEDGARMEYSPGDVTNYPPKFEPAPAPGPWRTATEEWGTEDWNEDLSETKIFTASSVASIPPPQENVTITKGQRIDLAVLLGKTPPPSSSETENPPMESTQPPSLPQSLVFSNSKQGPPLSQTSSSPPYTQHGMVSMLNKSFGEVGEPKGSSTGTTGSQFLEQYKTAQALAQLAAQHSQTAPTNTNPSSWDTSANSRAQYDLKAQPESGIHTPFAKRQPFQAAAAATSSMLDVFLPPSASSSSSAAASSLPSQTTSSPHIVPPPASSLPKMVSGPSLGQQVSPSSSDPQGSSPLPLQQHKLRPQKKRASIATKIPSMAVEMPGSTDISGLNLQFGALQFGSEPVLPEYESASSNATSNNPIQNSLYSSPSSESTPALSNSSQMDLYDQRAPQTRRYPPSVSSSPQKDMQPKKPVSSPSLLVLQNGFSSLQATQSVEAAAGSAVPVKPTLDSVAPAALTDSSSGSASLLTTANQASLSALGHSDDLPPSTVPPPQHNSVLSSQQNSLAPSSGRTSNSSLLHPNVDGDSSLHSSSFPSSSAVSSSSVTAASSAAAAQASLGAPPQVSQVGAAPVSAPSGLGPVSNLTMGLNTAAMGAPGVASAVAVSASTAAPSSAASLSTRSSAASSGKAPPNLPPGVPPLLPNPYIMAPGLLHPYPPQVYGYDDLQMLQTRIPLDYYGIPFATPTTALTGREASLTNNPYSGDLSKFGRGDASSPAPATTLAQTQQNQTQTHHSTQQPFLNPALPPGYSYTSLPYYTGMPGLPNTFQYGPAVFPVAPTSSKQHGVNVGVNASATPFQQASGYGSHGYSTGYEDVGQASGSGDFCKGGYGNAVAAAAAAAAAASAQNKPASSVTGPGVGVSVTSSNTGVPDISGSVYTKTQQSFEKQGFHAGTPAASFSLPSALGSGGPINPPTAAGYAPAPFMHILAPHQQPHSQILHHHLQQDGQSGTGQRNQNASIQQKSQINKSAYNSYNWGAN, encoded by the exons GGGCCAGAAGGAGGCCAGCCAGCCAGAGATCGGAGAGGAAGGGAAAGAGAACCGGGATAAAGAAAGAGAGAAGGATACAGCACGTCGTCGAGGCGGTCCTCCTCGCAGAGGCCGCGGGGCTACCAGAGGCCGAGAAT TTCGGGGGCAGGAGAATGGCTTGGATGGAGGCAAGGCAGGGCTGGTTGGAAGGGGTGCAGAGCGAGGCCGGAGGGGGCGGGGACGAGGAAGAGGGGCGATTG GAGTGTCGGGGCGGCGAGGAGGCAGGTTCTCAGCGCAGGGCATGGG AACCTTCAACCCTGCTGACTACGCTGAGCCAAGCCAGACGGACGAGAACtacggaggcggcggcggcagcaccTGGAACAATACAGGAAGCGTGGAGCAGGAGGATGGAGCAA GAATGGAATACTCTCCAGGAGATGTGACTAATTACCCACCTAAGTTTGAACCAGCTCCTGCTCCCG GTCCCTGGAGGACAGCCACAGAGGAGTGGGGCACTGAGGACTGGAATGAGGAT CTGTCTGAGACCAAGATATTTACAGCTTCCAGTGTGGCATCCATTCCACCACCTCAAGAGAATGTTACCATCACCAAAGGACAAAG GATTGACCTTGCGGTGCTCTTGGGGAAGACTCCCCCGCCGTCCTCTTCGGAAACAGAAAACCCTCCGATGGAGTCCACCCAGCCCCCCTCCTTGCCGCAGTCGCTGGTTTTCAGCAACTCCAAGCAGGGACCACCGCTGTCCCAAACCTCCTCCAGCCCCCCGTACACTCAGCACGGAATG GTGAGCATGCTGAACAAGAGCTTTGGGGAAGTTGGGGAGCCTAAAGGAAGTAGCACCGGGACCACTGGCTCCCAGTTCTTGGAGCAGTATAAAACAGCCCAGGCACTGGCTCAGCTGGCTGCTCAGCACTCCCAAACTGCACCCACTAACACAAACCCCTCATCCTGGGACACCAGTGCCAACTCACGGGCACAATATG ATTTGAAGGCTCAACCAGAGTCCGGCATCCACACACCTTTTGCAAAGCGGCAGCCCTTCcaggccgccgccgccgccacatcGTCCATGTTGGATGTTTTCCTGCCTCCctcggcctcctcctcctcctctgctgctgcttcttcctTGCCCTCGCAAACAACATCCTCGCCACACATCGTGCCGCCACCTGCTTCTTCCCTTCCCAAAATGGTGTCGGGCCCTTCTCTAGGTCAGCAGGTTTCACCAAGTTCCTCGGATCCGCAGGGTTCCAGTCCGCTGCCTTTGCAGCAGCACAAACTAAGACCACAAAAGAAGAGGGCTTCCATTGCGACAAAG ATTCCATCCATGGCGGTGGAAATGCCCGGCTCCACGGACATCTCAGGCCTTAATCTTCAGTTTGGCGCCCTGCAGTTTGGGTCGGAACCAGTGCTACCAGAATACGAGTCTGCTTCCTCCAACGCGACATCCAACAACCCCATTCAGAACAGTCTCTATTCAAGCCCCAGCAG TGAGTCAACTCCAGCTCTTTCCAACTCCAGCCAGATGGACCTGTATGACCAGAGAGCCCCCCAGACTCGGCGTTACCCACCCTCAGTCTCCTCCTCACCTCAGAAGGACATGCAGCCCAAG AAACCTGTGAGTTCACCTTCATTGTTGGTTTTACAGAATGGCTTCAGTTCTCTACAAGCGACGCAATCTGTGGAAG CTGCAGCTGGTTCTGCAGTCCCAGTCAAGCCCACGCTTGACTCGGTGGCACCGGCAGCGCTGACGGACAGCAGCTCGGGGTCCGCCTCTTTGCTGACGACAGCCAATCAGGCGTCACTTAGCGCCCTGGGGCACAGTGATGACCTGCCACCAAGCACCGTGCCTCCGCCACAGCACAATAG TGTGCTCTCATCACAGCAAAATAGCCTTGCCCCATCTTCAGGTCGAACATCCAACTCAAGCTTACTG CACCCCAACGTCGATGGTGACTCCAGCCTCCACTCTTCCTCCTTTCCCTCCTCCTCAGCCGTGTCGTCTTCTTCGGTCACCGCCGCCTCCTCTGCTGCAGCGGCGCAGGCGTCCTTGGGGGCACCACCTCAGGTGTCTCAGGTGGGCGCTGCCCCCGTCTCGGCGCCGTCTGGCCTCGGCCCCGTCAGCAACCTGACCATGGGTCTCAACACAGCTGCCATGGGCGCGCCGGGTGTGGCATCCGCCGTCGCTGTTTCGGCCTCCACGGCAGCTCCATCCTCAGCAGCTTCCTTGTCCACACGCAGCTCTGCAGCATCCTCAG GGAAAGCACCTCCAAATCTGCCACCCGGAGTGCCCCCTTTGCTGCCCAACCCATATATCATGGCCCCAGGACTACTGCACCCCTACCCA CCTCAGGTGTATGGATATGATGACCTGCAGATGCTGCAGACaaggataccattg GATTATTACGGCATTCCCTTTGCAACCCCAACTACAGCACTGACTGGCAGAGAGGCCAGCTTGACAAACAACCCCTATTCTG GTGACTTATCGAAGTTTGGTCGAGGCGACGCATCCTCACCAGCCCCGGCCACCACGCTAGCTCAGACGCAGCAGAACCAGACCCAGACGCACCACTCGACCCAGCAGCCCTTCCTCAACCCGGCGCTGCCGCCTGGCTACAGCTACACGAGCCTCCCGTACTACACTGGCATGCCAGGCCTGCCCAACACCTTCCAGTATGGCCCTGCCGTGTTCCCG GTGGCTCCTACCTCGTCAAAGCAGCACGGAGTGAATGTCGGCGTCAATGCGTCTGCCACACCCTTCCAGCAGGCTAGTGGCTATGGTTCCCACGGATACAGCACTG GCTATGAGGATGTGGGCCAGGCTTCAGGGAGTGGGGATTTCTGTAAGGGCGGATACGGCAATGCCGTGgccgctgccgctgctgctgccgccgctGCTTCTGCTCAAAACAAGCCAGCCAGCTCTGTGACTGGGCCTGGAGTCG GAGTCTCTGTGACATCCAGTAACACCGGGGTACCTGATATTTCAGGTTCTGTTTACACAAAGACGCAG CAGTCCTTTGAGAAGCAGGGTTTCCATGCCGGCACGCCAGCTGCTTCCTTCAGCCTGCCCTCGGCTCTGGGCAGCGGGGGTCCCATCAACCCCCCGACTGCGGCGGGCTACGCCCCGGCACCCTTCATGCACATCCTGGCGCCGCATCAGCAGCCCCACTCCCAGATACTGCACCACCACCTGCAGCAGGATGGACAG AGTGGCACTGGCCAGCGCAATCAGAATGCATCCATTCAGCAGAAGTCTCAGATCAACAAGTCTGCGTACAACAGCTACAACTGGGGGGCCAACTAA